In Chryseobacterium turcicum, a single window of DNA contains:
- a CDS encoding low molecular weight protein-tyrosine-phosphatase: protein MKILMVCLGNICRSPLAEGIMRSKLPEDFIVDSAGTIDMHQGSNPDKRSIKIATKYGIDISKQKSRPITIEDLNDFDKIYCMDLSNLKNVISLTQNEEQRSKVSLLMEAADLNHASGEVPDPYWSELDGFEKVYHQLDEACEKIAEKLLISKI from the coding sequence ATGAAAATCTTAATGGTTTGTCTCGGAAATATTTGCAGAAGTCCGCTTGCAGAAGGTATTATGCGGTCAAAACTTCCCGAAGATTTTATTGTAGATTCTGCCGGAACTATCGATATGCATCAGGGAAGCAATCCTGATAAAAGATCTATAAAAATCGCTACCAAATACGGAATTGATATTTCAAAACAAAAATCCAGACCTATTACCATCGAAGATTTGAATGATTTCGATAAAATTTACTGTATGGATTTGAGTAATTTAAAAAATGTAATTTCTTTAACTCAAAACGAAGAACAACGAAGTAAAGTTTCATTATTAATGGAAGCTGCAGATCTTAATCATGCTTCAGGTGAAGTTCCTGATCCTTATTGGAGCGAGCTAGATGGATTTGAAAAAGTCTATCACCAGCTGGATGAAGCCTGCGAAAAAATTGCCGAAAAACTTCTCATTTCAAAAATCTAG
- a CDS encoding TolC family protein, producing MLNNIKTALSVLVGLFPALFFSQEIKQMTVNEVAELAIQNHQQLKVSAQNIDIAKQQTDITKLQKLPTITASTSQFYLGNAIAIDKDFSNSINVPMPHYGSSYALQATQLIFKGGLVNKSIELAGLREQLSELDLEKNKQDVKLLVISNYLDIYKIINQESVIQNNKKLAQQRLKNVNDFYKQGMITRNEVIRGELAIKNLDQNLLTLTNNRKILNYNLNIALGLSSETQIIPIENLGNKETGIGMDYYLNLAHDSNPQMKSAKTNITVADKNIEIIKTDKMPTLSGFGGYTLQRPVTTRNPVLDMYSGGWQGGISLSYNIDNLYKTKERVKLGEIQKNQANDAMTLVQQNLDMAVNAAFTKYQEALQQSEILNDAKNLADENYNITEAKYLNQLAVQAEMIDAQNQKLQSELDFANAEINVLYQYYNLLKSTGTL from the coding sequence ATGCTTAATAACATAAAAACAGCTCTATCAGTTCTGGTAGGTCTTTTTCCTGCGCTGTTTTTTTCACAGGAAATAAAACAGATGACCGTGAATGAAGTTGCCGAATTGGCCATTCAAAATCATCAACAACTTAAAGTTTCTGCCCAGAATATCGATATTGCCAAACAACAGACGGATATTACAAAACTTCAGAAACTACCCACAATCACAGCGTCTACAAGTCAGTTTTATTTGGGAAACGCCATTGCTATAGATAAAGATTTTTCCAATTCAATAAATGTTCCGATGCCACATTATGGTAGTTCGTATGCATTGCAGGCAACACAATTAATTTTTAAAGGAGGCTTGGTCAATAAATCTATTGAACTGGCAGGACTTCGTGAGCAGCTTTCAGAATTAGATTTAGAGAAAAATAAACAAGACGTAAAGTTGCTGGTGATTTCTAATTATTTGGATATTTATAAAATCATAAACCAGGAATCTGTCATTCAAAACAACAAAAAACTGGCTCAGCAAAGATTAAAAAACGTCAACGATTTTTATAAACAAGGAATGATTACCAGAAACGAAGTGATTCGTGGTGAGTTGGCGATTAAAAATCTTGACCAAAATCTTTTAACCTTAACTAATAACAGAAAGATTCTTAATTATAATCTGAATATCGCTTTAGGCTTAAGCTCAGAAACGCAGATTATTCCGATAGAAAATTTAGGAAATAAAGAAACCGGAATCGGGATGGATTATTACCTGAATCTTGCGCACGACAGCAATCCGCAAATGAAATCTGCAAAAACCAATATTACAGTTGCCGATAAAAATATAGAAATCATTAAAACCGATAAAATGCCGACACTTTCAGGGTTTGGAGGCTATACTTTGCAAAGACCTGTTACAACAAGAAATCCTGTTTTAGATATGTATTCGGGAGGTTGGCAAGGCGGTATTTCTTTGAGTTATAATATTGATAATTTATACAAAACCAAAGAGAGAGTAAAGCTGGGTGAGATACAGAAAAATCAGGCAAATGATGCGATGACTTTGGTACAGCAAAACCTCGATATGGCGGTAAATGCTGCTTTTACAAAATATCAGGAAGCGCTTCAACAATCAGAAATCCTGAATGATGCTAAAAATTTGGCCGACGAAAACTACAACATTACGGAAGCTAAATATCTGAATCAATTGGCTGTACAAGCCGAAATGATTGATGCTCAAAACCAAAAACTACAGTCAGAATTAGATTTTGCCAACGCTGAAATTAATGTGCTTTATCAATATTATAATCTTTTAAAATCTACGGGAACGCTTTAA
- a CDS encoding SAM-dependent methyltransferase, with translation MLFLLPAYLSENTSISHFSPVIKDYIMQTDYFFVENEKTARKVVKFFAPEKKQSDLKLFLLDKYTENADIKEAQDRMLNGQDFGLLSEAGLPCIADPGNLIVKWCHEKNIRVIPISGPSSIILALISSGFNGQEFTFNGYLPIEKGEKKKKIQALESELEKTGFSQIFMETPYRNNALFEDLCKFLSPNTKLCIAVNINDPEHESIKTKTIKDWQKQKPELHKIPAVFVLGK, from the coding sequence ATGCTTTTTCTACTTCCTGCTTATCTTTCAGAAAACACGTCAATCAGTCATTTTTCACCTGTGATAAAAGACTACATCATGCAGACCGATTATTTTTTTGTTGAAAACGAAAAAACGGCAAGAAAAGTCGTAAAGTTTTTTGCACCTGAAAAAAAACAGTCTGATTTGAAACTTTTCTTGTTAGATAAGTATACCGAAAATGCTGATATTAAAGAAGCTCAAGATAGAATGCTCAACGGTCAGGATTTTGGGTTGCTTTCTGAAGCCGGTCTTCCGTGCATTGCAGACCCTGGGAATTTAATTGTAAAATGGTGTCACGAAAAAAACATTCGAGTAATTCCTATTTCCGGGCCTTCATCTATTATTTTGGCATTAATTTCAAGTGGTTTTAATGGTCAGGAATTTACGTTTAATGGATATCTTCCGATAGAAAAAGGCGAAAAGAAAAAGAAGATTCAGGCATTAGAAAGTGAACTTGAGAAAACGGGTTTTTCACAAATTTTTATGGAAACTCCCTATAGAAATAATGCTCTTTTCGAAGATTTGTGTAAGTTTCTTTCACCTAATACCAAGCTTTGTATCGCTGTAAACATCAATGATCCGGAACATGAATCGATTAAAACGAAAACAATAAAAGATTGGCAAAAACAAAAACCGGAACTGCATAAAATTCCTGCTGTTTTTGTCTTAGGAAAATAA
- the dnaA gene encoding chromosomal replication initiator protein DnaA, translating into MNENLMMIWQKCLQFMRDNLNAAEDNSDLKKLEKSFDLLFDKIQPISLVDNNLTLMVPSDFYKEYIEDNYLSLLSAALKKNIGKGVKLWYSVMENKPSGLEKPVTMNMKGKTVPTPKVQETMPQGFSRNIVNPFVVPGIKKVNIDSNLKADFSFDNYVEGESNKFASTVARSIAKRPGATAFNPLFLYGGYGVGKTHLGQAVGLEVKSQFPDKVVLYLSSEKFIQQFISAAKAHKQTEFANFYQMVDVLIIDDIQFLSGKSATQDSFFHIFDYLHQNGKQIILTSDKAPVDIMDIQDRIVSRFKWGLSAEIKSPDISTRKKIIEDKLSRDGIILTDDMLEFLAAEAKTNVRELIGIINSVIAYSTIYKSDLSLELLKETISKIAANQKKVINIPYIQEVVCDYFGIKKEQLLSKTRKREIALPRQLAMYFSKEYTNATFSKIGEEMGGKDHSTVMYACDTIKDVSKIDKEIKKYVKDLTEKIKN; encoded by the coding sequence ATGAACGAAAATTTAATGATGATATGGCAGAAGTGCCTTCAGTTTATGCGTGACAATCTTAACGCAGCTGAAGACAATTCTGATCTTAAAAAACTTGAAAAATCTTTCGATTTACTATTCGACAAAATACAACCAATTTCATTGGTTGACAATAATCTTACGTTGATGGTACCGAGTGATTTTTATAAAGAATATATTGAAGATAATTATCTATCATTGCTTTCGGCTGCCTTAAAGAAAAACATTGGTAAAGGCGTTAAGCTTTGGTATTCGGTAATGGAAAATAAACCAAGCGGTTTAGAAAAACCTGTTACCATGAATATGAAAGGAAAAACTGTTCCTACTCCAAAGGTTCAGGAAACAATGCCACAAGGTTTTTCTAGAAATATCGTAAATCCTTTTGTAGTTCCGGGAATTAAAAAAGTAAATATTGATTCTAATCTTAAAGCAGATTTCTCTTTTGACAATTATGTAGAAGGAGAAAGTAATAAATTTGCGTCTACTGTGGCAAGATCTATTGCAAAAAGACCTGGAGCAACTGCTTTTAACCCTTTGTTTTTATACGGAGGTTATGGGGTTGGTAAAACACACTTAGGTCAGGCTGTAGGTTTAGAAGTAAAAAGCCAGTTTCCAGATAAAGTAGTTCTTTATTTATCTTCAGAGAAATTTATTCAGCAGTTTATTTCGGCTGCTAAAGCTCATAAACAAACAGAGTTTGCCAATTTTTATCAAATGGTAGACGTTCTGATTATTGATGATATTCAGTTCTTGTCTGGAAAATCAGCAACTCAAGATAGTTTCTTCCATATTTTCGATTATTTACATCAAAACGGAAAACAGATTATCCTTACTTCTGATAAGGCTCCTGTAGATATTATGGATATTCAGGACAGGATTGTCTCTCGTTTTAAATGGGGACTTTCTGCAGAGATTAAATCTCCGGATATTTCTACAAGAAAGAAGATTATCGAAGATAAATTGAGCAGAGATGGTATCATTCTTACGGATGATATGCTAGAATTCCTTGCTGCAGAAGCAAAAACCAATGTAAGAGAATTGATTGGTATCATTAATTCTGTTATCGCTTATTCTACGATTTATAAATCAGATTTAAGTTTAGAATTATTAAAAGAAACAATCAGCAAGATTGCAGCTAATCAGAAAAAGGTCATCAATATTCCTTATATTCAGGAGGTAGTTTGCGATTATTTCGGAATAAAAAAAGAGCAGCTTTTATCTAAAACAAGAAAAAGAGAAATTGCACTTCCGAGACAGTTGGCAATGTATTTTTCAAAAGAATATACGAATGCTACTTTTAGTAAAATTGGTGAAGAAATGGGTGGTAAAGACCATTCAACGGTAATGTACGCTTGTGATACGATTAAAGATGTTTCTAAAATTGACAAGGAAATCAAAAAATACGTAAAAGATTTAACGGAAAAAATCAAAAATTAA
- a CDS encoding HlyD family secretion protein, with protein MENKEQNTQDIQPTISSAEAKKKQNKKNKIRAIISNIIVFAVIGFGLFWLVRQYFHIGDKTYTEAAQVEEFINPINTRVSAYINEIRFIEHQPVKKGDTLVILDQREILTQLGQAEAAYQNALAQKTATSSSVNTVSNNVSVMESNIAGAKARLWNAEQNLNRYKNLLASEAVTRQQYDQMKTEYDAQKAAYETLVNQKQSANLSTTEVKSKFGINDAEIKRTKSALEMAKINLSYTVITAPYDGVMGRRLIAEGQLIQPGQQVGTIVLNNQKWVTANFLESQMPNIKIGQKIKMTADALGKKEFEGTVTAVSAATGSRYSSVPTDNSTGNFIKVQQRIPVRIEFTASNKKEDIAKLSAGMNMNVSL; from the coding sequence ATGGAAAACAAGGAACAAAATACACAAGATATACAACCTACCATTTCGAGCGCAGAAGCTAAGAAAAAGCAGAATAAAAAGAATAAAATAAGAGCCATCATTTCTAACATTATTGTGTTTGCAGTGATAGGATTTGGATTGTTTTGGCTGGTTCGTCAATACTTTCACATCGGAGATAAAACTTACACCGAAGCAGCTCAAGTGGAAGAATTCATTAATCCAATCAATACAAGAGTTTCCGCATATATCAACGAAATTAGATTCATCGAGCATCAACCGGTAAAAAAAGGAGATACTTTGGTGATTTTAGACCAAAGAGAAATTCTTACCCAATTGGGTCAGGCTGAAGCGGCTTATCAAAATGCTTTGGCACAAAAAACGGCTACAAGTTCATCGGTGAACACCGTTTCCAATAACGTAAGTGTGATGGAATCTAATATCGCTGGAGCTAAAGCCAGACTTTGGAATGCCGAACAAAATTTAAACCGATACAAAAATCTTTTAGCTTCTGAAGCCGTAACAAGACAGCAATATGACCAAATGAAAACCGAATATGATGCCCAGAAAGCAGCGTACGAAACATTGGTCAATCAAAAGCAATCGGCTAATCTTTCAACAACCGAAGTAAAAAGCAAATTTGGAATCAACGATGCCGAAATCAAAAGAACAAAATCTGCCTTGGAAATGGCTAAAATCAATCTTTCTTATACCGTAATTACTGCTCCTTATGATGGCGTAATGGGAAGACGATTAATCGCTGAAGGACAATTAATTCAGCCAGGGCAACAAGTAGGAACAATCGTTTTGAATAATCAAAAATGGGTAACCGCCAACTTTTTAGAAAGCCAAATGCCCAATATCAAAATCGGACAAAAAATAAAGATGACAGCCGATGCTTTAGGTAAAAAAGAATTTGAAGGAACCGTAACGGCGGTCTCTGCGGCAACAGGTTCCAGATATTCAAGTGTTCCGACGGATAATTCTACTGGTAACTTTATTAAAGTTCAACAACGAATTCCGGTAAGAATTGAGTTTACAGCATCCAATAAAAAGGAAGATATTGCTAAACTTAGCGCGGGTATGAATATGAATGTTTCTTTATAA
- a CDS encoding DUF4349 domain-containing protein, giving the protein MKKIFIPLFLLILINCNKSGNQQEVKSDLVEIISEDKIMSSAADMNEPPPPPLQEVPISEVSAKAVNASSNISTPQNNVIVKKIIKNGELEIQVGNIKKAYQQVNEIVKSNNAYIQTERFNNTDIDEKQFFTIRVPHKNFDALINSFSNGIGSVLSKNIASDDVTEEYTDVSIKLDNKKIYLEKYRDMLRSAKTTKDMLEIQENIRELEDEIDVAEGRLRFIDDRVNYSTLNLMLYKEKVRSSATSKIGFGSRFGDSFTEGWNSFVAFFLGIISFWPFFLLIPVVVLIWKKWRNGKRKSIDNN; this is encoded by the coding sequence ATGAAAAAAATATTTATCCCTTTATTTCTCTTAATTCTTATCAATTGCAACAAATCTGGCAATCAACAAGAAGTAAAGTCTGATTTAGTGGAGATAATCTCAGAAGATAAAATAATGAGCTCTGCGGCAGATATGAATGAACCGCCTCCACCACCTCTTCAAGAAGTACCAATTAGTGAAGTTTCAGCAAAAGCAGTTAATGCAAGCTCCAATATTTCAACACCACAAAACAATGTTATCGTTAAGAAAATTATTAAAAATGGGGAGTTAGAAATTCAGGTGGGAAATATTAAAAAAGCATATCAACAAGTCAACGAAATCGTAAAAAGTAACAACGCCTACATACAAACTGAGCGTTTTAACAATACAGATATTGATGAAAAACAGTTTTTTACAATCCGTGTTCCGCATAAAAATTTTGATGCTTTAATCAATTCTTTTTCAAATGGAATCGGTTCGGTTTTATCTAAAAATATAGCTTCTGATGATGTAACTGAAGAATATACTGATGTTTCCATAAAATTAGACAACAAAAAAATCTATCTCGAAAAATACCGTGATATGTTGCGGAGTGCTAAAACCACGAAAGATATGCTGGAAATTCAGGAAAATATCAGAGAGCTTGAAGATGAAATTGATGTTGCTGAAGGCAGGCTTCGTTTCATAGATGACAGAGTAAATTACAGTACATTGAATCTGATGTTGTACAAAGAAAAAGTAAGAAGTTCTGCTACTTCAAAAATAGGTTTTGGAAGCCGTTTTGGAGATTCTTTTACCGAAGGTTGGAACAGTTTTGTGGCATTTTTTCTCGGAATAATTTCTTTTTGGCCTTTCTTTTTATTGATTCCAGTTGTTGTTTTGATTTGGAAGAAATGGAGAAACGGGAAGAGAAAATCTATAGATAATAATTAA
- a CDS encoding acyl-CoA thioesterase yields MIHSTHSLRVRYAETDPMKYVYYGNYATYFELGRVELFRSIGVSYDEIEKQGIWLPVSDYKIKYLKPALYDQKLEIHTIMKKIPGVRIEFEYEIYNEEGIKITEASTTLFFLNSETQKVIRCPDFLMKLIEENWKEENE; encoded by the coding sequence ATGATACACTCAACACACTCATTACGAGTACGTTACGCAGAAACAGATCCTATGAAATATGTATATTATGGCAATTACGCAACGTATTTTGAACTGGGGCGCGTGGAACTTTTTCGCAGCATCGGAGTCTCTTATGATGAGATTGAAAAGCAAGGAATTTGGCTTCCGGTTTCTGATTATAAAATTAAGTATTTAAAACCAGCACTATACGATCAAAAATTAGAAATTCATACCATTATGAAAAAAATTCCGGGAGTGAGAATTGAATTTGAATATGAAATTTATAATGAAGAAGGCATTAAAATAACTGAAGCTTCCACTACCCTATTTTTTTTAAATTCAGAAACGCAAAAAGTCATTAGATGTCCTGATTTTTTAATGAAATTAATTGAAGAAAACTGGAAAGAAGAAAATGAGTAA
- a CDS encoding DUF2891 domain-containing protein produces the protein MKKSLLALAFLPVLIFAQENPKLTDEMAMKLSEKPLHCINQEYPNKTAHIINNANEVTLTPKDLHPSFYGCFDWHSSVHGHWMLVRLLKTKPNLSVAKDIEKILDNSFTKENLQVEADYFTKYQLTTTFERTYGWAWLLKLDEELMTWNHPKAKIWHQNLKPLKDKILTSWKTYLPKQTYPNRTGVHPNTAFAMVFALDWARATGDKTFENELIEKAKYFYLNNTKTPAYLEPDGSDFFSPSLEIADLMRRILPQKEFVKWLDQFYEKRSIENIEKIPVVSDLSDYQTVHLVGLSFTKAWCMKGIAKSLPDNHPLKQKFQKTANIFLNNGLPLLFQGNYGGDHWLASFAVYALED, from the coding sequence ATGAAAAAAAGTCTTTTAGCATTGGCGTTTTTACCGGTTTTAATTTTTGCTCAGGAAAATCCTAAACTTACGGATGAAATGGCAATGAAATTATCTGAAAAACCACTTCACTGTATCAATCAGGAATACCCGAATAAGACGGCGCATATTATTAATAATGCTAATGAAGTTACCTTGACCCCGAAAGATTTACATCCCAGTTTTTATGGCTGTTTTGATTGGCATAGCTCGGTTCATGGTCACTGGATGCTGGTTCGATTGCTAAAAACAAAACCTAATTTATCAGTTGCTAAAGACATTGAAAAGATACTCGACAATTCATTTACAAAAGAAAATCTGCAAGTAGAAGCCGATTATTTCACAAAATATCAGTTAACCACAACATTTGAGCGAACATATGGTTGGGCTTGGTTATTAAAATTAGATGAAGAATTAATGACCTGGAATCATCCAAAAGCTAAAATCTGGCATCAGAATCTAAAACCTTTAAAAGATAAAATTCTGACTTCGTGGAAAACCTATCTTCCAAAACAAACTTATCCCAATAGAACAGGAGTGCACCCAAACACCGCATTTGCCATGGTTTTTGCTTTAGACTGGGCAAGAGCGACAGGTGATAAAACTTTTGAAAATGAACTGATTGAAAAAGCAAAATATTTTTACTTAAACAACACCAAAACGCCTGCTTATCTCGAACCGGATGGTTCGGATTTCTTTTCTCCGAGTTTGGAAATTGCAGATTTAATGAGAAGAATTCTTCCTCAGAAAGAATTTGTAAAATGGCTAGACCAATTTTATGAAAAAAGAAGCATAGAAAATATCGAAAAAATTCCTGTGGTAAGTGATTTGAGCGATTATCAAACCGTTCATTTAGTAGGTTTATCTTTTACCAAAGCTTGGTGCATGAAAGGAATCGCAAAATCTCTACCCGATAATCATCCGTTGAAACAGAAGTTTCAAAAAACAGCAAACATCTTTTTAAATAATGGACTTCCGTTATTATTTCAAGGGAATTATGGTGGAGATCATTGGTTGGCAAGTTTTGCGGTGTATGCTTTGGAAGATTAA
- a CDS encoding helix-turn-helix domain-containing protein encodes MTILEQFGVDVFTQHNIFERISVDKPFRPDNPAFIFIKSGSIKLRQHFNDLELTANTFMVTDPQTVYEMISVSDDFQSRMVSYKRDFISALSLKFNRLITYRYFRQQMNVGVPFSKDDLDLIWKSVNFLKSILDSETEMTYKKEIVEHLFSVFCYQIAGIISNEDNSAMNQMSRQQEIVFVFLTDLSSHHLNNRTVEFYAERQSITTRHLSSVVKSVTGKSASQIIASIVINEAKVYLNSSKMPISEISTILGFSDQYSFSHFFKKHLELSPSQYRQQYQ; translated from the coding sequence ATGACGATTTTAGAACAATTCGGAGTTGATGTTTTTACGCAACATAATATTTTCGAAAGAATATCTGTAGATAAGCCTTTTCGTCCCGACAATCCGGCTTTTATATTCATTAAAAGTGGTTCTATAAAGCTTCGTCAGCATTTTAATGATCTTGAGCTTACGGCTAATACATTTATGGTGACAGATCCGCAAACGGTGTATGAAATGATTTCGGTGAGTGACGATTTTCAGTCGAGAATGGTGTCTTATAAACGGGATTTTATTTCTGCTTTATCGTTGAAATTCAATAGATTAATTACCTACCGTTATTTCCGTCAGCAAATGAATGTAGGCGTTCCTTTTTCTAAAGATGATTTAGATTTAATTTGGAAAAGTGTCAATTTCTTAAAATCTATTTTAGATTCTGAAACCGAAATGACCTACAAAAAAGAGATTGTAGAGCACCTTTTTTCAGTGTTTTGCTATCAGATTGCAGGAATTATTTCTAATGAAGACAATAGCGCAATGAATCAAATGTCGAGACAACAAGAGATTGTGTTTGTTTTTTTAACTGATTTGTCATCTCATCATTTAAACAACAGAACGGTAGAGTTTTATGCCGAACGACAGTCGATTACAACTAGACATCTTTCATCGGTCGTGAAGTCGGTAACGGGTAAGTCGGCAAGTCAGATTATCGCTTCTATTGTAATTAATGAAGCTAAGGTGTATCTAAACTCTTCAAAAATGCCTATTTCAGAGATTTCTACAATCCTTGGTTTTAGCGACCAATATTCATTTTCACACTTCTTTAAGAAGCATTTAGAGCTAAGTCCGAGTCAATACAGGCAACAATATCAATAA